A window of Anaerolineae bacterium genomic DNA:
ATTGCAATTATCTCTGCTGTCGAAGTTGATTTCGGTATATATGGTACGGATGATGGCGGCGAGATTATGCGCTCTTTCGTAACGCGCTGAGTACGCGTCACAACCTTAACTTCAGACATCAGCTTTAGCGTCTGGATGAGCTCACCGGCGGCTCTTTTGTAATCGGGATGACCGATACCAGGCGGACGTAGAAGCACTGCTACAGCGCCGGCTTCCAATAATTGGAATGAACAAGCGACTTCTGTTGCCTGATTGTTTCCGCTAACGATGACAATGGGGATCGCGTGGGTTTCCATTATCCGGCGCGTCGCGGTAATGCCATCCATCTTAGGCATACAAATATCCATGGTAATAACATCGGGACAAAATTTATTTACAGCATCAATAGCTTCTTCACCGTTACCGGCTATACTTACTACACGAAGCATCGGGTCTGAGTTAATAATGTGAGCCAGTAATTCCTGCATCACGCGTGAATCTTCCACTATGAGAACTTTGATCGGGGGTCGGGGGTCAGGGGTCGGGGATTGGGGATCAGTCATGTTGTGCCTCTTCCCATCTCGTTTTTTCCTAAGGATCTTCGCAAGCCATTAAGCATTCGTCCGATTGTCGAAGTTTTATCAATCAATTCCACCGCTGTATCTGCGGCAATGTATCTTAAGCGTTTAGCTATCTCGATATGGGTCTCAAGTTCCGCAAGTGAGCCATAGGCAATGGATATATGCTGGATAAATTCTTTATTATGCTGCCGCGACCTGCCTTCAGCGATATTTGCCGGAACAGATACTGCCGCACGCTGTAACTGACTGGCAAGTCCGTATACCTCATTCACGGGAAAACCCTTCGTAATTTGATAGCATTGCACTACTAACTCCATAGCCTTTTGCCATACCTCCAAATCCCTGTAACTTTTTATACTCATACCCCCGACCCCCGACCCCTCATATAAGTCTTTGAATCACTTCTAATAAATTACTCTGGTCGAAACTGCTTTTTATAATATAAGCGTTTGCGCCGACTTCAATACCATACTCACGATCTTTGCGTGATTCAAGAGCTGTGACCAGCACAACCGGCAATTCTCCAAGCCTTTTGTTCTTACGAATTTTTGTAGTAAGCTCAAAACCGTTCATCCTCGGCATATCTACATCAGATACAATCAAATCAAATTCTCCAGTAAGGGCTTTCGTGAAAGCATCTGCGCCGTCAACGGATGTTACTACTTCATAGCCGGCAGATTCAAGAATGTTCTTTATCAGGTTACGCGATGTTATCGAATCTTCCGCTACTAACATTCTGTATGTTTTTTCAGATTTCTTTTCTTCACCACTTGCAGTAATAGCAGCCATTTCCGTTCGTATTGCTGATTTCATTAAATCAGAAACATTTATAACAGGAACCACTTTTCCGGAGCCCAGTACAGCAGCGCCGGCAATGTTGCGGACCCGTCTCAGTTGTCTTCCCAGCTTTTTTACAAGAATCTGCTGCTCACCGATAATCTCATCTACCTGAAAAGCAATACGTCTATCGACATAGGCAAGAACAACAACCCGAAGTACATTCGCAGCCGTCAGAGTTCCCGATGTATTCGGTGAAGAGCCATTGTTAAGAACAGGCACTCCAAGCGCCTTGCATAAACTTACTAAAAGAACGATTTGTCCATCGATCATTATTGTTTCCCGGTTTTCTACCGTCTTTATTTCCTCCTTATTTACTCTGACAGTACGTTCGACATTGATGGTCGGCAAAACGAAAAATTGATCGCCTGCTTCTACCAAAATTCCTCTGAACGTCGAAAGTGTAAGTGGTAGAATAAGGCGGAATGTTGTACCAATATTGGGTTGGCTTTCAACAGTTATAGTGCCGTCGAGCTTTTCGATCTTCTCCTGCACTATTGCCATACCCAGACCACGACCGGATATATCTGTGATTATGGAACTTGTTGTTACGCCCGACTGAAATATTAACGATAATTTTTCCTGTGCGCCAAGTTTTGATGCTGCATCGTCTGAAACAAGTTCCGCTTTGATTGCGGCGGCACAAACTTTATCCAGGTCGATACCCAGACCGTCGTCGGAGATAACGACTTCCAACCGGCGACTTTCCGTTACGCTGAATGTAAGATTGATTATTCCGCGAACCGGCTTGTTTATAAGCGTGCGTTCATGCGGTTTTTCGATGCCATGATCCACACAATTTTTTAACAGATGAATGAGAGGATCTTTCAATTCTTCTAATACCCGTTTGTCAACTTCAAGTTCCGTTCCATGGAGAATCAATTCTACCTGTTTATTCTGATCGCTCGCAAGATCGCGCACAAGCAGGGGGAATACTTCCACCAGGGAAGCAACCGGAAGCATTAAAATTGTTTTCATTGCCTCCAGGTGATCGTCCACCATCCGCCCAACTATGCGCTGATCGCCTTCAGCAGCACGCGTAATGGAAAGCATCTTTTGTTCTATCTCGTCTAACTGCTGTTCGTTCCACTCCATCCACTCGTTGTAATGACGTTCGCGGTTAGTTGAGTGCCGGGTTTTCCATTTACGTGATTCTGTTTTCCACCATTCAAGCGAGTCGCTCAGAGCCTGCAATTCCGCAGCTCGTTGAGCTGTTGCGATTTTCGCTTGAATCATTTCTTCGGCTTGAAGGAATAGCGGTTCCAACTTGGTTTTGGGTATTCTCACTGTAACAACTTCATCTTGAAGTAAAGATGCAGGTATTGTTTCATCGCGCGCCGCTCGCACTTCTTTTACCGGTTGTTTTCTTGCCGGCTCTTTTGCCTGTCCGGGTTGTCGTACTCCTTTTGTGCTATTCAGCAATTGCTGAATAAGCTCCCTGATAGACAATTGAGTGGATGATGATTGTTTTGAATCCGGGACTGAAACTAATTGTTTGATGTTATCCACCGCTTTATGTAACAGATCATAACTATCCTGCGTCAAAGAAATCTCTTTTCGTTTTAACGCGGCGAACGCATCCTCCAGCGCCTGACATATAGTTTCAATGTCTCTTATATTCACGGAACGTGCAGCGCCCTTTAAACTGTGTGCCTCGCGGAATATTGTCTCGATTAATCCTGCTGTTTTTTCAGAGTCAGTGGATTTCTCCAGTTCGATGAGACCTGTAGAGATCGCATGTAAATGCTCTTCAGCCTCAAGCTTAAAGGTAGCCAGAAGTCGTTTTAAAAATTCTTCTTCTTTGATGTTCATCGCAGTAACCACCTTTATAATTTATATTGCTCAACCATTTGCTTTAATTTGAGTCCTAACTCGTTCAGATCCTTCGCTGTGTTTTCAGATTGTTTCATACTTGCTGCATTCTCAACTCCGGCTTGATTGATGTTTTCCATTGCCAAACCTATCTGATTCATTCCAACTAACTGCTGCTGGCTCGATGCTGCAATCTGAGTTGCAGCTTGCAATGCCTCATCACTGCTTTCCGATAACACTCGGATTGTTTCACCTGCTTGTGTTGATTGCTTGACACCTGTCTCTACGGCTTTGCTGCCTTGTTCCGTTGCCATTACTGCCGCGCTTGTAGCTTTCTGAATATCGCTTAAGATATTGCGCACCTGAGCTGTGGCTTTTTTAGACTGCTCTGCCAAACTTTTTATTTCCTGCGCTACTACGGTAAAACCTTTCCCTGATTCCCCGGCTTTTGATGCTTCGATGGCGGCGTTTACCGCTAATAAATTAGATTGATCGGCAATATCATTCACAGATGCAATTATACCGCCGATTAACTGGCTTTGCTCGCTTAAGTTCACGATGGTGTTTGCGATGGATTCCATTTGATTGCGGATGTGATTCATTCCGGAAACTGTTTCTTCAACAGCTTTCTGCCCTGTTTGAGTTACTTGAGCGGTACGCTGCATTGTGTCGGAAACATTCCTGGCTTTTTCGGATGATAGCTGTGCAGCCTGGCGGACCTCTTCGACCGTTGTCGAGGTTTCGCTTATTGATGTAGCTGTTTCGGCGCTGCCTGATGCTATCTGTGTGGTCGAAGCCAGTATTTCACTGGAAGAACTTGCAAGTATATTCACTCCATCCATAATCCCCTTCATCTGCGCTCTGAGTGATTCAAGCATTATGCTGAAGGACTGTATCAGGACACCTAATTCATCTCCTCGTTTCTCAGATGTAGAAATATCTACCGTCAAATCTTTTGCAGCAATCCTGTTTGCGGCATCCACACTTATCCTTAAAGGTCTGGTAATACTTAAGGTCAGGAAGATAACTA
This region includes:
- the cheB gene encoding chemotaxis-specific protein-glutamate methyltransferase CheB, translated to MTDPQSPTPDPRPPIKVLIVEDSRVMQELLAHIINSDPMLRVVSIAGNGEEAIDAVNKFCPDVITMDICMPKMDGITATRRIMETHAIPIVIVSGNNQATEVACSFQLLEAGAVAVLLRPPGIGHPDYKRAAGELIQTLKLMSEVKVVTRTQRVTKERIISPPSSVPYIPKSTSTAEIIAIGASTGGPHILKKIISGLPKNLPVPLLIVQHIARGFVEGFVEWLSSTCNFPLHIAAHDEYPLPGHGYVAPDDFHMGVGSDGQIVLSNHAPENGLKPSVAYLFRTTAQVFGSRAVGVLLTGMGRDGADELKLMKEKGAVTFAQDKESSVVHGMPGAAIKLNAATHILSPENITAALTALTKR
- a CDS encoding four helix bundle protein, whose product is MSIKSYRDLEVWQKAMELVVQCYQITKGFPVNEVYGLASQLQRAAVSVPANIAEGRSRQHNKEFIQHISIAYGSLAELETHIEIAKRLRYIAADTAVELIDKTSTIGRMLNGLRRSLGKNEMGRGTT
- a CDS encoding response regulator, producing MNIKEEEFLKRLLATFKLEAEEHLHAISTGLIELEKSTDSEKTAGLIETIFREAHSLKGAARSVNIRDIETICQALEDAFAALKRKEISLTQDSYDLLHKAVDNIKQLVSVPDSKQSSSTQLSIRELIQQLLNSTKGVRQPGQAKEPARKQPVKEVRAARDETIPASLLQDEVVTVRIPKTKLEPLFLQAEEMIQAKIATAQRAAELQALSDSLEWWKTESRKWKTRHSTNRERHYNEWMEWNEQQLDEIEQKMLSITRAAEGDQRIVGRMVDDHLEAMKTILMLPVASLVEVFPLLVRDLASDQNKQVELILHGTELEVDKRVLEELKDPLIHLLKNCVDHGIEKPHERTLINKPVRGIINLTFSVTESRRLEVVISDDGLGIDLDKVCAAAIKAELVSDDAASKLGAQEKLSLIFQSGVTTSSIITDISGRGLGMAIVQEKIEKLDGTITVESQPNIGTTFRLILPLTLSTFRGILVEAGDQFFVLPTINVERTVRVNKEEIKTVENRETIMIDGQIVLLVSLCKALGVPVLNNGSSPNTSGTLTAANVLRVVVLAYVDRRIAFQVDEIIGEQQILVKKLGRQLRRVRNIAGAAVLGSGKVVPVINVSDLMKSAIRTEMAAITASGEEKKSEKTYRMLVAEDSITSRNLIKNILESAGYEVVTSVDGADAFTKALTGEFDLIVSDVDMPRMNGFELTTKIRKNKRLGELPVVLVTALESRKDREYGIEVGANAYIIKSSFDQSNLLEVIQRLI
- a CDS encoding methyl-accepting chemotaxis protein yields the protein MFKNMKIGLRLALGFGLVLVFMITLILLSFNAMDKIYAALEVIVKNENVRSRLANNMVDDTREVSIALRNIFLDHSRTEEMEKRIYEIRENYDADFKKFEELVGKDETKTLELISKIKVGRDESRALNNQAFELGMAGKYKDATDLILNKARLCVRQWITDTDNLIKSEDEHTLLRYDEAQKQYDSTSKLMAIMSAAAIVFSVVIVIFLTLSITRPLRISVDAANRIAAKDLTVDISTSEKRGDELGVLIQSFSIMLESLRAQMKGIMDGVNILASSSSEILASTTQIASGSAETATSISETSTTVEEVRQAAQLSSEKARNVSDTMQRTAQVTQTGQKAVEETVSGMNHIRNQMESIANTIVNLSEQSQLIGGIIASVNDIADQSNLLAVNAAIEASKAGESGKGFTVVAQEIKSLAEQSKKATAQVRNILSDIQKATSAAVMATEQGSKAVETGVKQSTQAGETIRVLSESSDEALQAATQIAASSQQQLVGMNQIGLAMENINQAGVENAASMKQSENTAKDLNELGLKLKQMVEQYKL